Proteins co-encoded in one Candidatus Zixiibacteriota bacterium genomic window:
- a CDS encoding sigma-54 dependent transcriptional regulator, whose translation MATNADKARILLVDDAPDTLEVLERNLSAGGYRVATARSVSEATRSLDLMPFDLVITDFKMPQVDGFDLVRYVHENYRDLEVIMITGYPSIGGAVKAVQLGACDYLQKPFTDDELFGAVTRALERLSERRSATRVSAKLQHEPYALMGESSAMQKVFRAIEKASATLANVVITGESGTGKELVARAIHYSSSRASFPFVPVNCGGIPEGLLESELFGHVKGSFTGAVKSRPGFFQAADGGTLFLDEISETSPAMQVKLLRALQDKEITMVGDSRPHTVDVRILAATNKNLEGLVQKAKFREDLYFRLSVITINVPPLRERENDVVLLATAFARQYAHEMERPPVRFSDNAVRMLKSYPWPGNVRELENVVQRLLFMSDSDEVEAPDLPPFMRTSLPRQNNLHRTLAEVECEHIRNVLASVDGNKTRAAEILGIDRKTLREKLKGSEPEE comes from the coding sequence GTGGCCACTAATGCCGATAAGGCCCGCATCCTGCTGGTCGATGACGCCCCTGACACGCTTGAAGTGTTGGAACGCAATCTCAGTGCGGGCGGATATCGCGTGGCTACGGCGCGTTCGGTCAGCGAGGCGACCCGCTCTCTGGACCTGATGCCGTTCGACCTGGTCATCACAGACTTCAAAATGCCGCAGGTGGATGGGTTCGACCTGGTCCGCTACGTGCACGAGAACTACCGCGACCTCGAAGTCATCATGATTACCGGCTACCCGTCGATAGGCGGAGCCGTCAAGGCGGTACAGCTCGGCGCGTGCGACTACCTGCAGAAGCCGTTCACCGACGATGAGCTTTTCGGCGCGGTCACACGTGCTTTGGAGAGACTAAGCGAACGCCGTTCGGCCACGAGGGTGTCAGCGAAACTACAGCACGAGCCGTACGCACTCATGGGCGAGTCGAGCGCGATGCAGAAAGTGTTTCGGGCCATCGAGAAAGCTTCGGCCACCCTGGCCAACGTTGTAATCACCGGCGAAAGCGGTACCGGCAAAGAACTTGTCGCGCGCGCTATCCATTACAGTTCCAGCCGGGCGTCGTTTCCGTTCGTGCCGGTCAACTGCGGCGGAATCCCAGAAGGCCTTCTGGAGAGCGAATTGTTCGGTCACGTAAAGGGCTCCTTCACCGGTGCGGTTAAATCGCGTCCCGGTTTTTTTCAGGCGGCCGACGGCGGCACTTTGTTCCTCGACGAAATCAGCGAGACCAGCCCCGCCATGCAGGTCAAGCTCCTGCGCGCGCTGCAGGACAAAGAGATCACCATGGTGGGCGACAGTCGCCCGCATACAGTTGACGTGCGCATTCTCGCCGCAACGAATAAGAATCTCGAAGGTCTCGTGCAAAAAGCGAAGTTCCGTGAGGACCTCTACTTTCGCCTGAGCGTCATCACTATCAACGTCCCCCCGCTGCGGGAGCGCGAGAACGACGTTGTTCTCCTGGCCACCGCTTTCGCGCGGCAGTACGCCCACGAGATGGAGCGCCCACCGGTGCGCTTCTCGGACAACGCCGTACGCATGCTCAAGAGCTACCCGTGGCCGGGGAACGTGCGCGAACTGGAAAACGTAGTTCAGCGGCTGTTGTTTATGAGCGACTCTGACGAAGTTGAAGCGCCCGACCTGCCGCCGTTCATGCGCACCAGTCTGCCCCGTCAGAACAATCTCCACCGCACGCTGGCCGAAGTCGAATGCGAGCATATCCGCAACGTGCTGGCGAGTGTCGACGGGAACAAGACCCGCGCCGCCGAGATACTGGGCATCGACCGCAAAACGCTGCGGGAGAAGCTGAAGGGAAGCGAGCCGGAGGAGTAG
- a CDS encoding ATP-binding protein, whose translation MADPDTIRLAESIWDYSHKLFDLAHSGPSRLAFLSESAALISRALGCCSARIVIRDKDCRLCISHTPENRTEGRTAQASQTTDPAASRRWTTPGCDSLESVCNKVFNAQVDTDLPWFTPFGSLRIDDLESFPDWKRLARMPDSPDGICFTATCRSAMIIPVDGARRRLGLLQLESESTGYFNAPLIDFSEQFAHTFGIAFDIRQLQTSLRERVKELTCLYDVMRLAARDDTPLDEILQCAVETIPQGWLHADSAAARIVLRHRTYESKSAGRIGQRMSADIIIDNSKVGLIEVGYTDQMPPADNGPFLHEERDLLGAFARELALTVQQHESTEERQKLHEQLRHADRLATIGQLAAGVAHELNEPLASIMGFAQLAGKQPGLPPEITRDLNKIVAAAMHARGVIRELLVFAREAKPTKVTFSLNELIRDGLFFLESRFVTAGIDLVCNLDPDLPDITADRSQVLQVLTNLVVNSVQAMPDGGRLAIRTSRENDQVLLVVEDSGCGMDEKTLRGIFHPFFTTKDVDQGTGLGLSVVHGIVVSHDGRIDVTSRPGEGTRFSIRLPIAAPHLAESSTRGH comes from the coding sequence ACAATCCGCCTCGCCGAGTCCATCTGGGACTACTCGCACAAGCTCTTCGACCTCGCCCACTCCGGCCCGTCCCGGCTCGCTTTTCTCAGCGAATCCGCCGCCCTAATATCTCGCGCCCTCGGTTGTTGCTCAGCCCGAATCGTCATTCGCGACAAAGACTGCCGCCTTTGTATCAGCCACACCCCGGAAAATCGTACCGAAGGCAGGACCGCCCAGGCCAGTCAGACCACTGATCCGGCGGCATCCAGGCGGTGGACCACGCCCGGCTGCGACTCACTCGAATCAGTTTGCAACAAGGTCTTTAACGCCCAGGTCGACACCGACCTCCCCTGGTTCACACCCTTCGGCAGCCTGCGCATAGATGACCTGGAATCGTTCCCCGATTGGAAGCGACTCGCGAGGATGCCCGACAGCCCCGACGGTATCTGCTTCACGGCGACATGCCGATCGGCGATGATCATTCCTGTCGACGGCGCCCGCCGACGTCTCGGCCTGCTTCAGCTCGAGTCCGAGTCCACCGGCTACTTTAACGCCCCGTTGATCGATTTCAGCGAACAGTTTGCGCACACTTTCGGAATAGCTTTCGATATCAGACAGCTTCAGACATCGCTGCGCGAACGGGTAAAAGAGCTGACCTGCTTATACGACGTCATGCGGCTGGCGGCGCGCGATGATACCCCGCTCGACGAAATCCTGCAGTGCGCGGTCGAGACTATTCCCCAGGGCTGGCTTCACGCCGACTCCGCCGCCGCGCGAATCGTGCTGCGCCACCGTACGTATGAATCCAAAAGCGCCGGTCGCATCGGGCAGCGCATGAGTGCCGATATCATAATAGACAACTCGAAAGTTGGCCTGATTGAAGTAGGCTACACCGACCAGATGCCGCCCGCGGACAACGGTCCCTTCTTGCACGAGGAACGCGACCTGCTGGGCGCCTTCGCCAGGGAACTGGCGCTCACTGTCCAACAGCACGAAAGCACGGAGGAACGGCAGAAACTTCATGAGCAGCTGCGTCACGCCGACCGTCTCGCCACAATCGGCCAACTGGCCGCAGGTGTCGCTCACGAACTGAACGAACCGCTGGCGAGTATCATGGGGTTTGCCCAACTCGCGGGCAAACAGCCCGGCCTTCCGCCGGAGATCACTCGTGACCTGAACAAGATTGTTGCCGCCGCCATGCACGCCCGCGGCGTGATCCGCGAACTGCTCGTATTCGCGCGCGAGGCCAAACCAACGAAAGTCACGTTCAGCCTGAATGAGCTGATCCGCGACGGCCTCTTCTTTCTTGAGTCCCGTTTCGTCACCGCCGGTATTGACCTCGTGTGCAATCTCGATCCCGACCTGCCCGATATCACCGCCGACCGCTCACAAGTGCTTCAGGTGCTGACCAATCTCGTAGTTAACTCGGTACAGGCGATGCCCGACGGCGGCCGGCTCGCCATTCGGACCAGCCGCGAAAACGACCAGGTTCTTTTGGTAGTCGAAGACTCCGGCTGCGGCATGGACGAAAAAACGCTCCGCGGCATTTTCCATCCGTTCTTTACCACCAAGGATGTCGATCAGGGGACCGGCCTGGGGCTGTCGGTCGTGCACGGAATCGTGGTGTCGCACGACGGCCGTATCGATGTCACCAGCCGCCCCGGCGAAGGCACCCGCTTCTCCATCCGCCTCCCCATAGCCGCTCCACATCTCGCCGAAAGCTCGACTCGTGGCCACTAA